A genomic region of Daphnia carinata strain CSIRO-1 chromosome 5, CSIRO_AGI_Dcar_HiC_V3, whole genome shotgun sequence contains the following coding sequences:
- the LOC130696129 gene encoding PMS1 protein homolog 1-like isoform X1: protein MVEKKIISELPSSTVKLITATQIATSVCNIVKELVENALDADSTVIRVKLENSGLSKIEVIDNGSGISKENVFKMALPHYTSKISQHQDLEALATYGFRGEALAAICAVAKLSVTTKTAEDPVATTHVMDNNGEVINEKPSHLSQGTLVAITSLFWNVPVRKQYYQTPKRKREELIKVEELLLSYGLIHPEVHLSFHHDHSLIWQKNRAIDFKANVRQTLGHEICSHMEFFSEDDAVYNVDLIINYIPSANCWFLLQIQVFLMAPKRNALLDICFRNRPDRAFVFINKRPVVSKEIEKLMKELYAFNRDDNQKSTLYPIFIVSLHFPGDEVDVNVEPNKTKVLMKRQGDVLELIKNRVENFLGASTMENLPEISSPSEMYKDSSLLVNSNKMPDVSVVEETIIEDQNKSDFHTPLPTQFETSSNSQLGINQFESTRIDSSVNDFPEDDCLFHGFKEPFQIEVEEVNVEKSTSSNQSEIIAIGSDQWSRGLAKDSEGRTVHAIQVLRGQPHLDKRLPDPSIAGNVAKKPKLIETLEASRIVGSPPTLLETVNGSVRKIPPDPFGEYCKDMRSELLSQDPLMSFTELSQHLSHSWKNLDKSSREKYERKAETNKQRYNANKLRTTKASTMSNTSLDRFLLGQTPVARVDTTPTRHVVETAPPAKRTSISVDFSLSILNRSLKAFQQIPKCQWFCMGKLENFGWLCSNGHMVMAVNFTRLYEMILYSRLASGHIVPSKQLANPILIDKRIFGDLEGWRKLLCLQSEWENATTRTITDVRLVANGVGIRLVVESEDTNLIVYQVPSNVKRFELNDVKSLLRQVVKNGSTVESCRPEQTLVNLKFEAARLAVERCTEPDEGEVRELLEQWLSMEPENVCLHGEPVIWNYPINAQPV, encoded by the exons AtggttgaaaagaaaatcatttcagAACTTCCATCCAGCACTGTAAAGCTGATAACTGCAACACAAATAGCCACGTCTGTCTGTAACATTGTGAAAGAGTTGGTTGAAAATGCTCTGGATGCTGACTCTACTGTTATTAGAGTGAAACTG GAAAATAGTGGTTTAAGTAAGATTGAAGTAATAGATAATGGATCTGGAATCagcaaagaaaatgtttttaaaatggcTTTACCTCACTACACATCAAAAATCAGTCAGCATCAAGATTTGGAGGCTCTGGCAACTTATGGGTTTAGAGGAGAAGCATTAGCTGCCATTTGTGCAGTAGCAAAATTGTCGGTTACGACTAAAACTGCCGAAGACCCTGTAGCCACTACCCATGTCATGGATAACAACGGAGAAgtgataaatgaaaaaccatCCCACTTGAGTCAAGGCACGTTGGTTGCCATTACTTCACTTTTTTGGAATGTCCCTGTACGGAAGCAGTACTATCAAACTCcgaagaggaaaagagaagaactGATAAAAGTTGAGGAACTTCTTCTTAGTTACGGGCTGATTCATCCTGAAGTTCACCTTAGCTTTCACCACGATCATAGCCTAATTTGGCAAAAAAATCGAGCTATCGATTTCAAAGCAAACGTCAGACAAACTCTGGGCCACGAAATCTGCTCACACATGGAATTTTTCAGTGAAGATGATGCAGTATACAATGTGGATCTTATTATCAATTATATACCGTCTGCTAATTGTTGGTTTTTGTTACAAATTCAGGTGTTTTTAATGGCGCCCAAAAGAAATGCTCTTCTAGACATTTGCTTTCGAAATCGACCTGATCGTGCTTTCGTCTTCATCAACAAACGTCCTGTAGTttcaaaggaaattgaaaag TTGATGAAGGAGCTCTATGCGTTCAATCGGGATGACAATCAGAAGTCTACGCTTTATCCTATTTTCATCGTTTCACTTCACTTTCCTGGTGACGAAGTCGATGTCAACGTCGAACCTAACAAAACCAAAGTGCTGATGAAACGACAG GGGGATGTGCTGGAGTTGATTAAAAACCGAGTTGAGAATTTTTTAGGAGCATCCACGATGGAAAACCTACCGGAAATTAGTTCGCCATCAGAAATGTATAAAGATAGCTCTCTGTTAGTCAATTCGAATAAGATGCCAGATGTGTCAGTAGTAGAAGAAACCATAATTGAAgatcaaaacaaaagtgatTTTCATACTCCCCTTCCCACCCAGTTTGAAACCTCTTCAAATTCACAGCTTGGAATTAACCAATTTGAATCTACTCGCATTGATTCTTCAGTCAATGATTTTCCGGAGGACGACTGCCTGTTTCACGGATTTAAGGAACCATTTCAGATCGAAGTTGAGGAAGTAAACGTCGAGAAGAGCACATCTTCTAATCAGTCGGAAATTATAGCAATTGGCTCTGACCAATGGAGTAGGGGATTGGCAAAAGATTCTGAAGGACGTACTGTTCAC GCAATACAAGTTTTGAGGGGGCAACCGCATTTGGACAAGCGCCTTCCAGACCCTTCTATTGCTGGCAATGTAGCAAAAAAACCGAAGCTAATAGAGACTTTGGAGGCATCAAGAATTGTCGGCTCGCCACCCACTCTTTTGGAAACTGTGAATGGAAGCGTGCGCAAAATCCCACCAGATCCGTTCGGCGAATATTGCAAAGATATGAGAAGCGAAT TGCTTTCCCAGGACCCACTGATGAGCTTTACGGAATTGTCACAGCATTTGAGTCATAGCTGGAAAAACCTTGATAAAAGTAGTCGTGAGAAATACGAAAGGAAAGCTGAAACAAACAAGCAACGATACAACGC AAACAAGCTCCGGACGACCAAGGCATCGACGATGAGTAATACCTCTTTGGATCGCTTTCTGCTCGGACAAACACCAGTTGCTCGCGTTGACACAACCCCGACTAGGCATGTAGTCGAAACTGCCCCACCTGCTAAACGGACATCCATTAGTGTGGACTTTTCGCTGAGCATTTTGAATAGATCGCTCAAAGCGTTCCAACAGATACCAAAATGTCAATGGTTCTGTATGGGAAAGCTTGAAAATTTTGGATGGCTTTGCTCTAATGGGCACATGGTTATGGCTGTTAACTTCACTCGACTCTACGAGATGATATTGTACTCTCGGCTCGCCAGTGGACATATTGTACCATCGAAGCAACTCGCCAATCCAATATTAATCGACAAGAG AATTTTTGGAGATCTAGAGGGCTGGAGAAAACTATTGTGTCTGCAAAGCGAGTGGGAAAATGCCACAACTCGGACGATCACAGATGTTCGCCTTGTTGCCAACGGCGTCGGGATTCGACTGGTCGTTG AATCTGAAGATACCAACTTAATTGTATACCAAGTTCCGTCAAATGTAAAAAGATTTGAACTGAATGACGTAAAATCCCTTCTTCGTCAAGTGGTGAAAAATGGCAGTACAGTCGAAAGCTGTCGCCCGGAGCAGACGCTCGTAAACCTAAAA tTTGAAGCTGCACGGCTTGCGGTCGAGAGATGTACCGAACCGGACGAAGGTGAGGTACGCGAATTGCTTGAGCAATGGCTATCGATGGAGCCTGAAAATGTCTGTTTACATGGAGAACCCGTCATCTGGAATTATCCTATAAATGCTCAACCTGtataa
- the LOC130696129 gene encoding PMS1 protein homolog 1-like isoform X2: MVEKKIISELPSSTVKLITATQIATSVCNIVKELVENALDADSTVIRVKLENSGLSKIEVIDNGSGISKENVFKMALPHYTSKISQHQDLEALATYGFRGEALAAICAVAKLSVTTKTAEDPVATTHVMDNNGEVINEKPSHLSQGTLVAITSLFWNVPVRKQYYQTPKRKREELIKVEELLLSYGLIHPEVHLSFHHDHSLIWQKNRAIDFKANVRQTLGHEICSHMEFFSEDDAVFLMAPKRNALLDICFRNRPDRAFVFINKRPVVSKEIEKLMKELYAFNRDDNQKSTLYPIFIVSLHFPGDEVDVNVEPNKTKVLMKRQGDVLELIKNRVENFLGASTMENLPEISSPSEMYKDSSLLVNSNKMPDVSVVEETIIEDQNKSDFHTPLPTQFETSSNSQLGINQFESTRIDSSVNDFPEDDCLFHGFKEPFQIEVEEVNVEKSTSSNQSEIIAIGSDQWSRGLAKDSEGRTVHAIQVLRGQPHLDKRLPDPSIAGNVAKKPKLIETLEASRIVGSPPTLLETVNGSVRKIPPDPFGEYCKDMRSELLSQDPLMSFTELSQHLSHSWKNLDKSSREKYERKAETNKQRYNANKLRTTKASTMSNTSLDRFLLGQTPVARVDTTPTRHVVETAPPAKRTSISVDFSLSILNRSLKAFQQIPKCQWFCMGKLENFGWLCSNGHMVMAVNFTRLYEMILYSRLASGHIVPSKQLANPILIDKRIFGDLEGWRKLLCLQSEWENATTRTITDVRLVANGVGIRLVVESEDTNLIVYQVPSNVKRFELNDVKSLLRQVVKNGSTVESCRPEQTLVNLKFEAARLAVERCTEPDEGEVRELLEQWLSMEPENVCLHGEPVIWNYPINAQPV, from the exons AtggttgaaaagaaaatcatttcagAACTTCCATCCAGCACTGTAAAGCTGATAACTGCAACACAAATAGCCACGTCTGTCTGTAACATTGTGAAAGAGTTGGTTGAAAATGCTCTGGATGCTGACTCTACTGTTATTAGAGTGAAACTG GAAAATAGTGGTTTAAGTAAGATTGAAGTAATAGATAATGGATCTGGAATCagcaaagaaaatgtttttaaaatggcTTTACCTCACTACACATCAAAAATCAGTCAGCATCAAGATTTGGAGGCTCTGGCAACTTATGGGTTTAGAGGAGAAGCATTAGCTGCCATTTGTGCAGTAGCAAAATTGTCGGTTACGACTAAAACTGCCGAAGACCCTGTAGCCACTACCCATGTCATGGATAACAACGGAGAAgtgataaatgaaaaaccatCCCACTTGAGTCAAGGCACGTTGGTTGCCATTACTTCACTTTTTTGGAATGTCCCTGTACGGAAGCAGTACTATCAAACTCcgaagaggaaaagagaagaactGATAAAAGTTGAGGAACTTCTTCTTAGTTACGGGCTGATTCATCCTGAAGTTCACCTTAGCTTTCACCACGATCATAGCCTAATTTGGCAAAAAAATCGAGCTATCGATTTCAAAGCAAACGTCAGACAAACTCTGGGCCACGAAATCTGCTCACACATGGAATTTTTCAGTGAAGATGATGCA GTGTTTTTAATGGCGCCCAAAAGAAATGCTCTTCTAGACATTTGCTTTCGAAATCGACCTGATCGTGCTTTCGTCTTCATCAACAAACGTCCTGTAGTttcaaaggaaattgaaaag TTGATGAAGGAGCTCTATGCGTTCAATCGGGATGACAATCAGAAGTCTACGCTTTATCCTATTTTCATCGTTTCACTTCACTTTCCTGGTGACGAAGTCGATGTCAACGTCGAACCTAACAAAACCAAAGTGCTGATGAAACGACAG GGGGATGTGCTGGAGTTGATTAAAAACCGAGTTGAGAATTTTTTAGGAGCATCCACGATGGAAAACCTACCGGAAATTAGTTCGCCATCAGAAATGTATAAAGATAGCTCTCTGTTAGTCAATTCGAATAAGATGCCAGATGTGTCAGTAGTAGAAGAAACCATAATTGAAgatcaaaacaaaagtgatTTTCATACTCCCCTTCCCACCCAGTTTGAAACCTCTTCAAATTCACAGCTTGGAATTAACCAATTTGAATCTACTCGCATTGATTCTTCAGTCAATGATTTTCCGGAGGACGACTGCCTGTTTCACGGATTTAAGGAACCATTTCAGATCGAAGTTGAGGAAGTAAACGTCGAGAAGAGCACATCTTCTAATCAGTCGGAAATTATAGCAATTGGCTCTGACCAATGGAGTAGGGGATTGGCAAAAGATTCTGAAGGACGTACTGTTCAC GCAATACAAGTTTTGAGGGGGCAACCGCATTTGGACAAGCGCCTTCCAGACCCTTCTATTGCTGGCAATGTAGCAAAAAAACCGAAGCTAATAGAGACTTTGGAGGCATCAAGAATTGTCGGCTCGCCACCCACTCTTTTGGAAACTGTGAATGGAAGCGTGCGCAAAATCCCACCAGATCCGTTCGGCGAATATTGCAAAGATATGAGAAGCGAAT TGCTTTCCCAGGACCCACTGATGAGCTTTACGGAATTGTCACAGCATTTGAGTCATAGCTGGAAAAACCTTGATAAAAGTAGTCGTGAGAAATACGAAAGGAAAGCTGAAACAAACAAGCAACGATACAACGC AAACAAGCTCCGGACGACCAAGGCATCGACGATGAGTAATACCTCTTTGGATCGCTTTCTGCTCGGACAAACACCAGTTGCTCGCGTTGACACAACCCCGACTAGGCATGTAGTCGAAACTGCCCCACCTGCTAAACGGACATCCATTAGTGTGGACTTTTCGCTGAGCATTTTGAATAGATCGCTCAAAGCGTTCCAACAGATACCAAAATGTCAATGGTTCTGTATGGGAAAGCTTGAAAATTTTGGATGGCTTTGCTCTAATGGGCACATGGTTATGGCTGTTAACTTCACTCGACTCTACGAGATGATATTGTACTCTCGGCTCGCCAGTGGACATATTGTACCATCGAAGCAACTCGCCAATCCAATATTAATCGACAAGAG AATTTTTGGAGATCTAGAGGGCTGGAGAAAACTATTGTGTCTGCAAAGCGAGTGGGAAAATGCCACAACTCGGACGATCACAGATGTTCGCCTTGTTGCCAACGGCGTCGGGATTCGACTGGTCGTTG AATCTGAAGATACCAACTTAATTGTATACCAAGTTCCGTCAAATGTAAAAAGATTTGAACTGAATGACGTAAAATCCCTTCTTCGTCAAGTGGTGAAAAATGGCAGTACAGTCGAAAGCTGTCGCCCGGAGCAGACGCTCGTAAACCTAAAA tTTGAAGCTGCACGGCTTGCGGTCGAGAGATGTACCGAACCGGACGAAGGTGAGGTACGCGAATTGCTTGAGCAATGGCTATCGATGGAGCCTGAAAATGTCTGTTTACATGGAGAACCCGTCATCTGGAATTATCCTATAAATGCTCAACCTGtataa